From one Catellatospora sp. IY07-71 genomic stretch:
- a CDS encoding glutamyl-tRNA reductase: MNLIVVGASYRTAPVELLEQLSRVDGPQALPKLLSGGELAEAVVVSTCNRVEVYAAVPAFHVGLSRLGEVLSELSGVPAEQLANTLYVHHGQDAVRHVFRVAAGLDSMVAGEAQILGQLREAYQHATEADAAGRVLHELLQQALRVGKRAHAETGIDHAPRSMVSAALDHAVTGADARNWLVVGAGAMGALSVAELTRRGAGTVTVLNRGLDRAQRLADAYGCAAAPMDRLPELLAEADVVITATASTEHVLTVRNVGAARAGSPKILTIIDLALPRDVEPAVADLDGVRLVDVARLGTVLDPGSAETPVCRRSSADREVAAVEEIVAGEVETYASWLRGAEVAPTVAALRARAEDVVSAELRRLAQRRGDLTDEQRADVAHTVHRIVQRLLHQPTVRVRQLAAEPGGEAYASLLRDLFDLSVIPGSPDHTTVADVPDLKGGA, from the coding sequence GTGAACCTGATCGTGGTCGGCGCGTCGTACCGGACCGCGCCCGTGGAGCTGCTGGAGCAGCTGTCCCGGGTCGACGGGCCGCAGGCGCTGCCGAAGCTGCTGTCCGGCGGCGAGCTGGCCGAGGCCGTCGTGGTCTCCACCTGCAACCGGGTCGAGGTCTACGCCGCGGTCCCCGCGTTCCACGTCGGTCTCAGCCGCCTCGGCGAGGTGCTGTCCGAGCTGTCCGGCGTGCCCGCCGAGCAGCTCGCGAACACTCTCTACGTGCACCACGGCCAGGACGCCGTGCGCCACGTGTTCCGCGTCGCGGCCGGGCTCGACTCGATGGTGGCCGGCGAGGCGCAGATCCTCGGCCAGCTGCGCGAGGCGTATCAGCACGCCACCGAGGCCGACGCGGCCGGGCGGGTGCTGCACGAGCTGCTGCAGCAGGCGCTGCGGGTGGGCAAGCGGGCGCACGCCGAGACCGGCATCGACCACGCTCCGCGCAGCATGGTCAGCGCCGCCCTGGACCACGCCGTCACCGGTGCCGACGCCCGCAACTGGCTGGTGGTGGGCGCGGGCGCGATGGGCGCGCTGAGCGTCGCCGAGCTGACCCGCCGCGGCGCGGGCACGGTCACCGTGCTCAACCGCGGCCTGGACCGGGCGCAGCGGCTGGCCGACGCGTACGGCTGCGCCGCCGCCCCGATGGACCGGCTGCCCGAGCTGCTCGCCGAGGCCGACGTGGTGATCACCGCGACGGCCTCCACCGAGCACGTGCTGACCGTGCGCAACGTCGGAGCGGCGCGCGCCGGGTCCCCCAAGATCCTGACTATCATCGATCTGGCGTTGCCGCGTGACGTCGAGCCGGCCGTCGCCGACCTCGACGGGGTGCGGCTCGTCGACGTCGCGCGCCTGGGCACCGTGCTCGATCCCGGCTCGGCCGAAACCCCGGTCTGCCGCCGCTCGTCCGCCGACCGCGAGGTCGCGGCGGTGGAGGAGATCGTCGCGGGCGAGGTCGAGACGTATGCGAGCTGGCTGCGCGGCGCCGAGGTGGCGCCGACCGTCGCCGCGCTGCGCGCGCGGGCCGAGGACGTGGTCAGCGCGGAACTGCGCCGGCTCGCCCAGCGCCGCGGCGACCTCACCGACGAGCAGCGTGCCGACGTGGCGCACACCGTGCACCGGATCGTGCAGCGGCTGCTGCACCAGCCGACGGTGCGGGTGCGCCAGCTCGCCGCCGAGCCCGGTGGTGAGGCGTACGCGAGCCTGCTCCGAGACCTGTTCGACCTTTCGGTGATCCCCGGATCGCCGGACCACACGACCGTCGCCGACGTGCCGGATCTGAAGGGGGGTGCCTGA
- a CDS encoding redox-sensing transcriptional repressor Rex encodes MSQQRTGHEAGITGRVGAVTPSAVPDFPDLPEATVARLPEYLRALHHLAETGHDTVSSEGLASAAGVNSAKLRKDLSHLGSYGTRGVGYDIEPLVGQIEYILGLNMRRAVALVGVGNLGHALAGYAGFASRGFRIAALFDADLSRVGELINGLAVRHVADIPEVVQTEGISIAVLATPAGAAQAVADQLVAAGVTSILNFAPVVLNVPEQVDVRKVDLAVELQILSFHEHRKSARNVADQNGSGARNVADQNGSEARNGAKGTTSRGRVARVIAESAVNGTAVAARGEVAA; translated from the coding sequence ATGAGTCAGCAGCGCACCGGTCACGAAGCCGGTATCACCGGCCGTGTCGGCGCGGTCACACCCTCGGCGGTCCCCGATTTCCCGGACCTCCCCGAGGCCACGGTGGCCCGCCTGCCCGAGTATCTGCGTGCCCTGCACCACCTCGCCGAGACCGGGCACGACACGGTGTCCAGCGAGGGGCTCGCCAGCGCCGCCGGGGTCAACTCGGCCAAGCTGCGCAAGGACCTCTCCCACCTGGGGTCCTACGGCACCCGCGGGGTCGGCTACGACATCGAGCCCCTGGTCGGCCAGATCGAGTACATCCTCGGCCTGAACATGCGCCGCGCCGTCGCCCTGGTCGGCGTCGGTAACCTCGGCCACGCGCTGGCCGGGTACGCCGGCTTCGCCAGCCGCGGCTTCCGCATCGCCGCGCTGTTCGACGCGGACCTCAGCCGGGTCGGCGAGCTGATCAACGGCCTCGCGGTCCGGCACGTCGCCGACATCCCCGAGGTCGTGCAGACCGAGGGCATCTCCATCGCGGTGCTCGCCACGCCCGCCGGGGCCGCCCAGGCGGTCGCCGACCAGCTCGTCGCGGCCGGTGTCACCAGCATCCTGAACTTCGCCCCGGTCGTGCTGAACGTGCCGGAGCAGGTGGACGTCCGCAAGGTCGACCTGGCGGTCGAGCTGCAGATCCTTTCGTTCCACGAGCACCGCAAGTCGGCCCGCAACGTGGCCGACCAGAACGGCTCAGGGGCCCGCAACGTGGCCGACCAGAACGGCTCCGAGGCGCGCAACGGCGCCAAGGGCACGACGTCGCGGGGCCGGGTGGCCCGCGTGATCGCGGAGAGCGCCGTGAACGGCACGGCGGTGGCCGCGCGGGGAGAGGTGGCCGCGTGA
- a CDS encoding HAD family hydrolase: MKRGAKHLVWDWNGTLIDDLHLVVSSTNAAFAAAAPGRSIAVTADEHRRDFRRPISEYYGSVLGRTVDEMEFAALDRVFHDNYRTGLESLLLAADALDALRGWTGTQSLLSMWFHRELVPTVHRYQLTSHFIRVDGLPERLGGEQAHKAGHLRRHLAEMRLDGTDVVLIGDSIDDADAAKSVGARCVLYTGGFTDPDRLRAYGVPVADTLLEAVALAA; this comes from the coding sequence ATGAAGCGCGGCGCGAAGCACCTGGTGTGGGACTGGAACGGCACCCTGATCGACGACCTGCACCTGGTCGTGTCGTCCACCAACGCGGCGTTCGCCGCGGCCGCGCCGGGCCGGTCCATCGCGGTGACCGCCGACGAGCACCGCCGCGACTTCCGCCGCCCCATCAGCGAGTACTACGGCTCGGTGCTGGGCCGGACGGTGGACGAGATGGAGTTCGCCGCCCTGGACCGGGTGTTCCACGACAACTACCGGACGGGCCTGGAGTCCCTGCTGCTCGCGGCCGACGCGCTCGACGCCCTGCGCGGCTGGACCGGGACCCAGTCGCTGCTGTCCATGTGGTTCCACCGTGAGCTGGTCCCGACCGTGCACCGCTACCAGCTGACCTCGCACTTCATCCGGGTCGACGGGCTGCCCGAGCGGCTGGGCGGCGAGCAGGCGCACAAGGCCGGCCACCTGCGGCGGCACCTGGCCGAGATGCGCCTGGACGGCACGGACGTGGTGCTGATCGGCGACTCGATCGACGACGCCGACGCCGCGAAGTCGGTCGGCGCCCGGTGTGTGCTCTACACCGGCGGCTTCACCGACCCCGACCGGCTGCGCGCGTACGGCGTCCCGGTGGCGGACACGCTGCTGGAGGCGGTCGCCCTGGCGGCGTGA
- a CDS encoding glutaredoxin family protein, translating into MNAVTTRIALYTRPGCHLCEVAVEALERIGEPYQEIDITGDRELEAEYGDRIPVIMLDGREHGYWRVEEERLRRDLAR; encoded by the coding sequence ATGAACGCCGTGACGACCAGGATTGCCCTCTACACCCGGCCCGGCTGCCACCTGTGCGAGGTGGCGGTGGAGGCGCTCGAGCGCATCGGCGAGCCGTACCAGGAGATCGACATCACCGGCGACCGGGAGCTGGAGGCCGAGTACGGCGACCGCATCCCGGTGATCATGCTCGATGGCAGGGAACACGGCTACTGGCGCGTGGAGGAGGAGCGGCTGCGCCGTGATCTCGCACGGTAA
- a CDS encoding class I adenylate-forming enzyme family protein, translating to MNLATLLRNHAAARPDRIALRAGEETLTWAQWDARVDAAARGLRALALPASAGHPARVAIALRNDLDFAVTLLAVLRAGHVAVPCNPGLTARELRHVLADSGAELLVAPAALRAGLAGAVPQGLDRLPSAEGAPPAETAPAEDRGDGLALLLYTSGTEGAPKGAMLPHGALLANHRQLAAVEPPPLGPDDVVLLAIPLFHAYGLNTGLGEVLFHGACGVLVADFDAAGTAALIAEHRITVLVGVPPMFLAWSALPEVGERLGSVRLAVCGAAALEPAAAARFTELTGHTVQIGYGLTETAPVLTSTIAAPAVKPGSIGRALPGVELRLVNRAGEDVWRAGEALAADDEDELDLDVPDSPGTDPGEIVVRGENVFAGYWPDGRDGPDAAGWWPTRDVAYADGDGDLFLVDRLGELILVSGFNVYPAEVEQVLLAHPAVAQAAVLGAPHPMTGQQVRAVVVPAPRSEVTAAELAAHCARNLARFKCPSEIEFADALPHSVIGKVRKGMLRE from the coding sequence GTGAACCTCGCCACACTGCTGCGAAACCATGCCGCCGCACGGCCGGACCGCATCGCGCTGCGCGCGGGCGAGGAGACGCTGACCTGGGCGCAGTGGGACGCCCGAGTCGACGCCGCCGCCCGCGGCCTCCGGGCGCTCGCCCTGCCCGCCTCGGCCGGGCATCCCGCGCGTGTCGCGATCGCGCTGCGCAACGACCTCGACTTCGCGGTCACCCTGCTGGCGGTGCTGCGCGCCGGGCACGTCGCGGTGCCGTGCAACCCCGGCCTCACCGCCCGGGAGCTGCGCCACGTGCTCGCCGACAGCGGCGCCGAGCTGCTGGTGGCGCCGGCGGCGCTGCGCGCGGGCCTGGCCGGGGCGGTGCCCCAAGGGCTGGACCGGCTGCCGTCGGCCGAGGGCGCGCCGCCCGCCGAGACGGCGCCGGCCGAGGATCGGGGCGACGGGCTCGCCCTGCTGCTCTACACCTCCGGCACCGAGGGCGCGCCCAAGGGCGCGATGCTGCCGCACGGGGCGCTGCTGGCCAACCACCGCCAGCTGGCCGCCGTCGAGCCGCCGCCGCTCGGCCCCGACGACGTGGTGCTGCTGGCCATCCCGCTGTTCCACGCGTACGGCCTCAACACGGGTCTCGGCGAGGTGCTCTTCCACGGCGCGTGCGGCGTGCTGGTGGCCGACTTCGACGCGGCCGGGACCGCCGCGCTGATCGCCGAGCACCGGATCACCGTGCTGGTCGGCGTGCCGCCCATGTTCCTGGCCTGGAGCGCGCTGCCGGAGGTGGGCGAGCGGCTGGGGTCGGTGCGGCTCGCGGTGTGCGGCGCCGCCGCGCTGGAGCCGGCGGCCGCCGCGCGCTTCACCGAGCTGACCGGGCACACCGTGCAGATCGGGTACGGCCTGACCGAGACCGCCCCGGTGCTCACCTCGACCATCGCTGCGCCCGCGGTCAAGCCCGGCTCGATCGGCCGCGCGCTGCCGGGCGTCGAGCTGCGCCTGGTGAACCGGGCGGGTGAGGACGTGTGGCGCGCGGGCGAGGCGCTCGCCGCCGACGACGAGGACGAGCTGGACCTCGACGTGCCGGACTCGCCGGGCACCGACCCGGGCGAGATCGTGGTGCGCGGCGAGAACGTGTTCGCCGGGTACTGGCCCGACGGCCGGGACGGCCCGGACGCGGCGGGCTGGTGGCCCACCCGCGACGTGGCGTACGCCGACGGCGACGGCGACCTGTTCCTGGTGGACCGCCTCGGCGAGCTGATCCTGGTCAGCGGGTTCAACGTGTACCCGGCCGAGGTGGAGCAGGTGCTGCTGGCCCATCCGGCGGTGGCCCAGGCCGCGGTGCTCGGCGCGCCGCACCCGATGACCGGCCAGCAGGTGCGCGCCGTGGTGGTGCCCGCCCCGCGCAGCGAGGTGACGGCGGCCGAGCTGGCCGCGCACTGCGCCCGCAACCTGGCCCGGTTCAAGTGCCCGAGCGAGATCGAGTTCGCCGACGCCCTGCCCCACTCGGTGATAGGCAAGGTCCGCAAGGGCATGCTGCGAGAATGA
- a CDS encoding ECF subfamily RNA polymerase sigma factor, BldN family, which translates to MSSLLFGDELVTSEVAAARRALVDGLSLLRTSLNEMLATAVRGDGGTQRIRTRQGNDAAVRHQPPGTKPIGGRVTGTRSGMPTQVSGATAADGDTQVLPAVEEGGTGTGGTGYPDRPDPSDAAHEVWTLVERAQQGDAEAFGLIYDRYVDTVFRFIYFRVGNRPLAEDLTSDTFLRALKRISSFTWQGRDLGAWLVTIARNLVADHFKSGRYRLEVTTGDVLDADREDRGPEGSPETAVVDHITNVALLTAVKQLNPEQQECIVLRFLQGFSVAETAQAMGKNEGAIKALQYRAVRALARLLPEGFQP; encoded by the coding sequence ATGAGTTCTCTGTTGTTCGGCGATGAGCTGGTCACCAGCGAAGTGGCGGCGGCCCGCCGGGCCCTGGTCGACGGCCTGAGCCTGCTCCGCACTTCGCTCAACGAGATGCTGGCCACGGCGGTACGTGGCGACGGCGGCACCCAGCGGATTCGCACCCGGCAGGGCAACGACGCCGCGGTCCGGCACCAGCCCCCCGGCACCAAGCCCATCGGCGGCCGGGTCACCGGCACCCGCAGCGGCATGCCCACCCAGGTCAGCGGGGCCACCGCGGCCGACGGGGACACCCAGGTGCTGCCCGCGGTCGAGGAGGGCGGCACCGGCACCGGCGGCACCGGCTACCCCGACCGGCCCGATCCCAGCGACGCCGCCCACGAGGTGTGGACGCTGGTCGAGCGGGCCCAGCAGGGCGACGCCGAGGCGTTCGGCCTGATCTACGACCGGTACGTCGACACGGTGTTCCGGTTCATCTACTTCCGGGTCGGCAACCGGCCGCTGGCCGAGGACCTGACCTCGGACACCTTCCTGCGCGCGCTCAAGCGCATCAGCAGTTTCACCTGGCAGGGCCGCGACCTCGGCGCGTGGCTGGTCACCATCGCCCGCAACCTGGTCGCCGACCACTTCAAGTCCGGCCGCTACCGGCTGGAGGTCACCACCGGCGACGTGCTCGACGCCGACCGCGAGGACCGGGGCCCCGAGGGCAGCCCGGAGACCGCCGTCGTCGACCACATCACCAACGTCGCCCTGCTGACCGCGGTAAAGCAGCTCAACCCCGAGCAGCAGGAGTGCATCGTGCTGCGCTTCCTGCAGGGCTTCTCCGTCGCGGAGACGGCCCAGGCGATGGGCAAGAACGAAGGCGCCATCAAGGCGCTGCAGTACCGCGCCGTGCGCGCGCTCGCCCGCCTGCTCCCCGAGGGGTTCCAGCCGTGA
- a CDS encoding HAD family phosphatase: MARRSSPAPTAAIASEAGPAVPAPISAPVPVPGTTPVTALDRTAAAFFDVDNTMMQGASLYYFARGLASRRYFTTIDLARFAISQARFRLLAAEHSGDIAQAREAALAFIAGWLVDDVQRLSEEIFDELMADRIWSGTRALADQHLAAGQRVWLVTAAPVELGRVIASRLGLTGALGTVAEIRDGAYTGRLVGEMMHGPAKAHAIEALAAAEGLDLTRCTAYSDSINDVPMLTTVGTAVAVNPDGALRRMARTQGWDIRDFRHGRKAAKVAVPVALGAGVLAGAVAGGMALSRRRKKL; this comes from the coding sequence ATGGCACGCCGTAGCAGTCCCGCGCCGACCGCCGCGATCGCGAGCGAGGCGGGTCCCGCGGTGCCCGCGCCCATCTCCGCGCCCGTGCCCGTGCCCGGCACCACGCCGGTCACCGCGCTCGACCGCACCGCGGCCGCCTTCTTCGACGTGGACAACACGATGATGCAGGGCGCCTCGCTGTACTACTTCGCTCGCGGCCTGGCCTCCCGCCGCTACTTCACCACCATCGACCTGGCCCGGTTCGCCATCAGCCAGGCCCGCTTCCGGCTGCTGGCCGCCGAGCACTCCGGCGACATCGCCCAGGCCCGCGAGGCCGCGCTCGCCTTCATCGCGGGCTGGCTGGTCGACGACGTGCAGCGGCTCAGCGAGGAGATCTTCGACGAGCTGATGGCCGACCGCATCTGGTCCGGCACCCGCGCCCTGGCCGACCAGCACCTCGCCGCCGGGCAGCGGGTGTGGCTGGTCACCGCGGCGCCCGTCGAGCTGGGCCGGGTCATCGCGTCCCGGCTGGGCCTGACCGGGGCGCTGGGCACCGTCGCCGAGATCCGCGACGGGGCGTACACCGGGCGCCTGGTCGGCGAGATGATGCACGGCCCGGCGAAGGCGCACGCGATCGAGGCGCTGGCCGCCGCCGAAGGGCTGGACCTGACCCGCTGCACCGCGTACAGCGACTCGATCAACGACGTGCCCATGCTGACCACGGTCGGCACGGCGGTCGCCGTCAACCCGGACGGCGCGCTGCGCCGCATGGCCCGCACCCAGGGCTGGGACATCCGCGACTTCCGGCACGGCCGCAAGGCCGCCAAAGTCGCCGTGCCGGTCGCGCTCGGCGCGGGCGTGCTGGCGGGCGCGGTCGCCGGCGGCATGGCGCTCAGCCGCCGCCGTAAGAAGCTGTGA